Proteins encoded together in one Diceros bicornis minor isolate mBicDic1 chromosome 18, mDicBic1.mat.cur, whole genome shotgun sequence window:
- the LOC131416637 gene encoding olfactory receptor 3A1-like, whose product MLPKSGANGTDITEFILLGLAETPELWPVVFVLFLFAYLVTVGGNLSVLAAILVEPKLHNPMYFFLGNLSVLDVGCITVTVPSMLGHLLSHKHRVPYRACLTQLFFFHLLVGVDCFLLTAMAYDRFLAICRPLTYSTCMSPMVQRMLVVVSWACAFTNALTHTVAISTLNFCGPNVINHFYCDLPQLFQLSCSSTQLNELLLFAVGFIMAGTPMALTVTSYAHVAAAVLRIHSVEGRKKAFSTCGSHLTVVAVFYGSGIFNYMRLGSTKLSDKDKAVGIFNTVISPMLNPIIYSLRNPDVQGALWRVLTGRRSLA is encoded by the coding sequence ATGCTGCCAAAATCTGGGGCCAATGGAACAGACATTACTGAATTCATCCTTCTGGGCTTGGCAGAGACACCAGAGCTGTGGCCAGTTGTCTTTGTACTCTTCCTCTTTGCCTACCTGGTCACAGTTGGGGGCAACCTCAGCGTCCTGGCAGCCATCTTGGTGGAGCCCAAACTCCATaaccccatgtacttcttcctgggGAACCTATCAGTGCTGGATGTTGGGTGCATTACCGTCACTGTTCCCTCAATGTTGGGTCATCTGTTGTCCCACAAGCATAGAGTTCCGTATAGAGCCTGTCTCACACAGCTCTTCTTCTTCCATCTCCTGGTTGGGGTGGACTGCTTCCTGTTGACAGCCATGGCCTATGACAGATTCCTGGCCATCTGCCGGCCCCTCACTTATAGCACCTGCATGAGCCCGATGGTCCAAAGGATGTTGGTGGTTGTGTCCTGGGCTTGTGCCTTCACCAATGCACTGACCCACACTGTAGCCATATCCACACTCAACTTCTGTGGCCCCAATGTGATCAATCACTTCTACTGTGACCTCCCACAGCTCTTCCAGCTCTCCTGCTCCAGCACCCAACTCAATGAGCTGCTGCTCTTTGCTGTTGGTTTCATAATGGCAGGCACCCCCATGGCTCTCACTGTCACTTCCTATGCCCATGTGGCAGCTGCAGTTCTACGAATCCACTCAGTGGAGGGCAGGAAGAAAGCCTTCTCCACATGTGGCTCCCACCTCACTGTGGTTGCCGTATTCTATGGTTCAGGTATCTTTAACTACATGCGACTAGGTTCCACCAAGCTTTCAGATAAAGATAAAGCTGTTGGAATTTTTAACACTGTCATCAGTCCCATGCTGAATCCAATCATCTACAGCCTCAGGAATCCTGATGTGCAGGGTGCCCTCTGGCGAGTCCTCACAGGGAGACGGTCATTGGCTTGA